A single window of Pseudoduganella plicata DNA harbors:
- a CDS encoding response regulator: MIRIVIADDHTIMREGLKRILDGAPDIDITGEAVDGFEVLRHVRQGGFDLLLLDLSMPGRSGVDLIRQIRSESPKLAILILTMHEEEQYAVRAIRAGAQGYLTKESAGTQLVGAIRKVASGRPYISTEVAEQLALNIMMPNESLLHKQLSDREFEVFSLLVSGKSITEIANGLHLSVKTVSTHKTRIMQKMGMTSLSEMVQYAVAHKLLSPFKT, translated from the coding sequence ATGATCAGAATTGTCATCGCCGACGACCACACCATCATGCGCGAAGGACTCAAGCGTATTCTCGACGGTGCCCCCGACATCGACATCACGGGCGAGGCGGTCGACGGCTTCGAGGTGTTGCGCCACGTGCGCCAGGGCGGCTTCGACCTGCTGCTGCTGGACCTGTCGATGCCCGGCCGCAGCGGTGTCGACCTGATCCGCCAGATCCGCAGCGAATCGCCCAAGCTGGCCATCCTGATCCTGACGATGCACGAGGAAGAACAATACGCCGTACGCGCCATCCGCGCCGGCGCGCAGGGCTACCTGACCAAGGAAAGCGCCGGCACGCAGCTGGTCGGCGCCATCCGCAAGGTCGCCTCGGGCCGCCCGTATATCAGCACCGAAGTGGCGGAACAACTGGCATTGAATATCATGATGCCCAATGAAAGCCTGTTGCACAAACAGCTGTCGGACCGCGAGTTCGAGGTTTTCTCGCTGCTTGTTTCCGGCAAGTCGATTACGGAAATCGCCAATGGCCTGCACCTGTCGGTAAAAACCGTCAGTACCCATAAAACGCGCATCATGCAGAAAATGGGAATGACGTCTTTGTCGGAAATGGTGCAATACGCAGTTGCGCATAAGCTACTTTCACCGTTCAAAACCTGA
- a CDS encoding DUF2325 domain-containing protein: protein MCKDHKLPALPEEPAQASRRRRIWELAHTCHCPLIGVCIPLGALRKLVGKVAGGKVLADDYEIHVGAVSECGTRNVLSEAVQKELERRFAPVIARFRAARTTEQLAELWQGAVASGDVAGAFWAGLSHPRCLPALEEKMCRDLHMIQHQAGACTRADLQRFNTVIDENANITRELAKLQQRSAAMQLERTAEQDRHAAALMQLRAQLVGRDSIIDSLRQELEQLRNSIPGLETRERLAARLAQTDERERALRGQIADLRRDLLQAQAQLDAATTPAQADASAPAPAVVEHIIRLPIRLAERSVLCVGGRSGNVATYRALIERTGAQFAHHDGGLEDNAGKLEASLAAADLVICQTGCISHSAYWRVKDFCKRTGKQCVFVDNPSASSLQRSLRELSETETDTL, encoded by the coding sequence ATGTGCAAGGATCACAAGCTGCCGGCGCTGCCGGAAGAACCGGCACAAGCGTCGCGCCGCCGCCGTATCTGGGAACTGGCGCATACCTGCCATTGTCCGCTGATCGGCGTCTGCATTCCGCTGGGCGCGCTGCGCAAGCTCGTCGGCAAGGTTGCCGGCGGCAAGGTGCTGGCCGACGACTATGAGATCCACGTGGGCGCCGTCAGCGAATGCGGCACCCGCAATGTCCTGTCCGAAGCCGTGCAGAAGGAGCTGGAGCGCCGCTTCGCGCCCGTCATCGCCCGCTTCCGCGCCGCCCGCACCACGGAGCAGCTGGCCGAACTGTGGCAAGGCGCCGTTGCCAGCGGCGACGTGGCCGGGGCGTTCTGGGCCGGTCTCAGCCATCCCCGCTGCCTGCCTGCCCTGGAAGAAAAGATGTGCCGCGACCTGCACATGATCCAGCACCAGGCCGGCGCCTGTACGCGTGCCGACCTGCAGCGCTTCAATACGGTCATCGACGAGAACGCCAACATAACGCGCGAGCTGGCCAAACTGCAGCAGCGCAGCGCGGCAATGCAGCTGGAACGCACGGCGGAGCAGGACCGGCACGCGGCTGCACTGATGCAGCTGCGGGCCCAGCTGGTCGGACGCGACAGCATCATCGACTCGCTGCGGCAGGAACTGGAGCAGCTGCGCAACTCGATCCCTGGCCTGGAAACCCGTGAGCGCCTGGCCGCGCGCCTGGCGCAGACCGACGAGCGCGAACGGGCGCTGCGCGGCCAGATCGCGGATCTGCGCCGCGATCTGCTGCAGGCGCAGGCGCAACTGGACGCGGCAACGACGCCGGCGCAGGCCGATGCGTCCGCGCCGGCGCCCGCCGTCGTCGAACACATCATCCGCCTCCCCATCCGGCTGGCCGAGCGCAGCGTGCTGTGCGTGGGCGGCCGCAGCGGCAACGTGGCCACGTACCGGGCGTTGATCGAACGCACGGGCGCCCAGTTCGCCCATCACGACGGCGGCCTGGAGGATAATGCCGGCAAGCTCGAGGCCAGCCTGGCGGCCGCCGATCTCGTCATCTGCCAGACGGGCTGCATCAGCCACAGCGCTTACTGGCGCGTGAAGGACTTCTGCAAGCGAACGGGCAAGCAGTGCGTCTTTGTCGACAATCCGAGTGCATCGAGCCTGCAGCGCAGTCTGCGGGAGCTGTCGGAGACCGAAACCGACACGCTTTGA
- a CDS encoding chemotaxis protein CheA: MDDMLKEFVVEAMDLAVNVEEHLLALERDPTNKETLNAVFRSFHTIKGGAGFMNLPALVSACHLTENLFDALRTGAAPVTPLSIEAALMASGFVADQLAELNNGAAPESLPAMPAELDKILTDAIEGKVTSTKPAAAPAAAPAAAPVAAAAPTVAPATGSASGLDWEGMYEAVMPPGSYTRPAGEAAAPAAPAPVAQAPADATVAAPAADNAGGKRWDGVERREEAKPAHAAPAKEESIRIDAVKLDALLEVAGESVQAANQAAVLLERLQQFKFEGQAATLMSALTETLERASRYSTELQRATLATRMQPVGRLFQKFPRLVRELAKDLGKEVELIIEGAETEVDRVVVDSLYDPLVHMLRNALDHGVEGPDARVAAGKGARATILLKAWQEANSVMIVLQDDGKGMDPVALRKKAAEKGLISPSANMTDDESYQLVFLPGFSTKEVASSVSGRGVGMDVVKTAVEKNRGAIHIESMLGKGTKFAIRLPIELSIVPTMLVSTSGALLALPMAVVQRVVELPEEFMEVGGAPVLKDQGRPLPVRSLAGALGYELSPERVGIVINSPQPYILAVGAVDGTADLVIKPMTAIAVEGITGTARSAEGELVLVVGLSFLMDGCRGAVRMAA; the protein is encoded by the coding sequence ATGGACGATATGCTGAAAGAGTTCGTCGTTGAGGCGATGGACCTGGCGGTCAACGTGGAGGAGCATCTGCTTGCCCTCGAACGCGATCCAACCAACAAGGAAACGCTGAACGCCGTGTTCCGGTCGTTCCACACGATCAAGGGTGGCGCCGGTTTCATGAACCTGCCCGCGCTGGTGTCGGCCTGCCACCTGACGGAAAACCTGTTCGACGCGCTGCGTACCGGTGCCGCGCCGGTGACGCCGCTGTCGATCGAGGCGGCGCTGATGGCGTCCGGTTTCGTGGCCGACCAGCTGGCCGAACTGAACAATGGAGCCGCGCCGGAAAGCCTGCCGGCCATGCCGGCCGAGCTGGACAAGATCCTGACGGACGCCATCGAAGGCAAGGTCACGTCGACCAAGCCGGCCGCCGCGCCTGCTGCAGCGCCTGCGGCGGCCCCCGTCGCGGCCGCCGCACCCACCGTTGCGCCCGCCACCGGATCGGCCAGCGGCCTCGACTGGGAAGGCATGTACGAAGCGGTGATGCCGCCGGGTTCGTACACACGGCCTGCCGGCGAAGCCGCCGCGCCTGCCGCACCCGCACCCGTTGCCCAGGCACCGGCAGACGCCACCGTGGCCGCACCGGCCGCCGATAACGCGGGCGGCAAGAGGTGGGATGGCGTTGAACGCCGCGAGGAAGCCAAGCCGGCGCACGCCGCGCCGGCCAAGGAAGAGAGTATCCGTATCGACGCGGTCAAGCTGGACGCGCTGCTGGAAGTGGCCGGCGAATCCGTGCAGGCCGCCAACCAGGCTGCCGTGCTGCTGGAACGCCTGCAACAGTTCAAGTTCGAGGGCCAGGCCGCCACGTTGATGTCCGCGCTGACGGAAACGCTGGAGCGCGCATCGCGCTACTCCACCGAACTGCAGCGCGCCACGCTGGCGACCCGCATGCAGCCGGTCGGCCGCCTGTTCCAGAAGTTCCCGCGCCTGGTGCGCGAGCTGGCGAAGGACCTGGGCAAGGAAGTCGAGCTGATCATCGAAGGCGCGGAAACGGAAGTGGACCGTGTCGTCGTGGACAGCCTCTACGACCCGCTCGTGCACATGCTGCGCAACGCGCTGGATCACGGTGTCGAAGGCCCCGATGCGCGTGTCGCCGCCGGCAAGGGCGCCCGCGCCACAATTCTGCTCAAGGCATGGCAGGAAGCGAACAGCGTCATGATCGTGCTGCAGGACGACGGCAAGGGCATGGACCCTGTCGCGCTGCGCAAGAAGGCGGCGGAAAAGGGCCTGATCTCGCCGTCGGCTAACATGACGGACGACGAGTCGTACCAGCTGGTGTTCCTGCCAGGCTTCTCGACGAAGGAAGTGGCGTCGTCGGTGTCGGGCCGCGGCGTGGGCATGGATGTGGTGAAGACCGCCGTCGAGAAGAACCGCGGCGCCATCCATATCGAGTCGATGCTGGGCAAGGGCACCAAGTTCGCCATCCGCCTGCCGATCGAGCTGTCGATCGTGCCGACCATGCTGGTATCGACGTCCGGCGCGCTGCTGGCGCTGCCGATGGCCGTCGTCCAGCGTGTCGTCGAGCTGCCGGAAGAGTTCATGGAAGTGGGCGGCGCGCCCGTGCTGAAGGACCAGGGCCGTCCGCTGCCGGTGCGCTCGCTGGCCGGCGCGCTGGGTTACGAGCTGTCGCCGGAGCGCGTGGGTATCGTCATCAACTCGCCGCAGCCCTACATCCTGGCCGTGGGCGCCGTCGATGGCACCGCCGACCTTGTCATCAAGCCGATGACCGCGATTGCCGTCGAAGGCATCACGGGTACGGCACGCTCCGCCGAAGGCGAGCTGGTACTGGTCGTGGGCCTATCGTTCCTGATGGACGGTTGCAGGGGCGCGGTCCGCATGGCAGCATAA
- a CDS encoding universal stress protein, translated as MYRKILITTDGSAVSRMTACAGVSFAQQMGAEVLALFVAPEYQYPIYVEIIPPSYPSEEEYRAALVRAGREHTQSIVDACARKNVHCVSMTAFSESAALKIVEVAQQTHCDLIFMGSHGRSGWGQLLLGSVTNKVLSHSRIPVLVHRLLKEPAD; from the coding sequence ATGTACCGGAAAATTCTGATCACCACCGACGGATCGGCGGTTTCCCGCATGACAGCCTGCGCCGGCGTTTCGTTCGCCCAGCAGATGGGTGCCGAGGTGCTGGCCCTGTTTGTGGCGCCGGAGTACCAGTATCCCATATACGTGGAGATCATTCCGCCCAGTTATCCCAGCGAAGAAGAGTACCGGGCGGCATTGGTGCGTGCGGGGCGCGAGCACACGCAATCGATCGTCGACGCCTGCGCCCGCAAGAACGTCCACTGCGTCAGCATGACAGCTTTCTCGGAAAGCGCCGCACTGAAGATCGTGGAGGTGGCGCAGCAGACCCATTGCGACCTGATCTTCATGGGATCGCACGGCCGCAGCGGCTGGGGTCAACTGCTGCTGGGTAGTGTGACGAACAAGGTGCTGTCGCACTCCAGAATTCCGGTGCTGGTCCACCGCCTGCTGAAGGAACCCGCCGACTGA
- the hemP gene encoding hemin uptake protein HemP, protein MQTPTLQATHATVSNQSAARPPQPVQRLTTAGLMQDRREVEIEHAGRIYRLRITQLNKLILTA, encoded by the coding sequence ATGCAGACACCGACCTTGCAAGCCACCCACGCAACCGTTTCGAACCAGTCCGCGGCGCGGCCGCCGCAGCCCGTCCAGCGCCTGACCACTGCGGGCCTGATGCAGGACCGCCGTGAAGTGGAAATCGAACATGCGGGGCGCATCTACCGCCTGCGCATTACCCAGCTCAACAAGCTGATCCTGACAGCCTGA
- a CDS encoding TonB-dependent receptor, which produces MVLQQKIGVRSVRLALGVLAGSAMLTGFASAQEQAIQRVEITGSAIKRIAAETALPVQRLSAETIARTGATNVAELIQTLPAMQGFTVDAIAAGTDSGGRVSASIHGIGEEYTLVLLNGRRVAPQGSGSSVNLNAIPLSAIERVEILTDGASALYGSDAIGGVMNFILKENLQTLSVEATYSQPGESHAGRQQNISITGGYGDLDTDRFNIMASYRHDERVQLKSTDRDFARTAYVPFGHNGTNYVYDRTSASTVPANVSVTFNDPKQPAIGFSPYLKKNGTCPTLNFESLANTATTQNCAFDFVSTIEIVPQSKRDAFFSKGTFRLTENVRLFAEAAWTRLDLTARIAPNTAPFTIATNSDMYRTNVLPYLTSAQAASVKSVSGNYRTYDWGTRDSNTVTDSQHFVAGAEGDIGGWSFNTGLTWSRNKFDEKYVGGYVLNNEFRAMLANRSFDPFAPIGAQSDATKALIEDSIFHGTVRSASTTLKGIDGHASRELFDMAGGKAQLAIGADYRQYHYEQSPSAAAAAGLIYNYNTPAAYDLERDNYGAFFELALPVVKSLEVTAAGRYDAITAVDNGITGKKMGKKESASTYKLSARWTPIPTVLVRGSYGTGFKAPSMLDIGQPLVNAGFTAGSFTCPPLGNDNYCRPGSAQYNVLSGGNENLSPEKSKQYTVGVRWEPNKTFVIGADLWDVKMRDKVSAISEQQIFADPVTFRDLFTTYTEPGTGNTYWAQKELSVNIGQTHYRGIDWDTTVTNRFAFGKLTSTLGGTYMLKADYTKAGTKNDWTSNLNIFGTDDDVVFRHIIRLSTTLETGAFTNSLIANYRNGYTDALATVRNLSTGKNESLRLEVPSFLTFDWQGRWILNKNASLRAGVKNIADRSPPLSLRNSSGHQVGFDPRYADPLGRTFYLTGNYTF; this is translated from the coding sequence ATGGTGTTGCAACAGAAAATTGGCGTCCGTTCCGTCCGTCTGGCGCTCGGTGTACTGGCGGGTTCCGCCATGCTGACGGGCTTTGCCAGCGCGCAGGAACAGGCAATCCAGCGCGTTGAGATCACCGGCTCGGCGATCAAGCGCATTGCCGCTGAAACCGCATTGCCGGTGCAGCGCCTGTCCGCCGAAACGATTGCCCGCACGGGCGCGACCAACGTCGCTGAACTGATCCAGACCCTGCCTGCGATGCAGGGCTTTACGGTCGACGCCATCGCCGCCGGCACCGACTCGGGCGGCCGCGTTTCCGCCTCGATCCACGGCATCGGCGAAGAGTACACGCTGGTCCTGCTGAACGGCCGTCGCGTGGCGCCGCAAGGTTCGGGCAGCTCCGTCAACCTGAACGCCATCCCGCTCTCCGCGATCGAACGCGTCGAGATCCTGACGGATGGCGCCTCCGCGCTGTACGGTTCGGACGCCATCGGCGGCGTGATGAACTTCATCCTGAAAGAAAACCTCCAGACGCTGAGCGTCGAAGCGACCTACAGCCAGCCAGGCGAAAGCCACGCCGGCCGCCAGCAGAATATCAGCATCACGGGCGGCTACGGCGACCTGGACACGGATCGCTTCAACATCATGGCATCGTACCGCCACGACGAGCGCGTGCAGCTGAAGTCGACCGACCGTGACTTCGCCCGTACCGCCTACGTGCCGTTCGGCCACAACGGCACCAACTACGTCTACGACCGTACCAGCGCCTCAACCGTGCCGGCCAACGTGTCCGTCACGTTCAACGATCCGAAGCAGCCCGCGATCGGCTTCAGCCCATACCTGAAAAAGAATGGCACCTGCCCGACGCTGAACTTCGAAAGCCTGGCCAACACGGCCACGACGCAGAACTGCGCCTTCGACTTCGTGTCGACGATCGAAATCGTTCCACAAAGCAAGCGCGATGCGTTCTTCTCGAAAGGCACGTTCCGCCTGACGGAAAACGTCCGCCTGTTTGCCGAAGCAGCCTGGACGCGTCTGGACCTGACGGCCCGTATCGCGCCGAACACGGCGCCATTCACGATCGCAACCAACTCCGACATGTACCGCACCAACGTGCTGCCGTACCTGACGTCGGCCCAAGCCGCCAGCGTCAAGTCGGTGTCCGGCAACTACCGTACGTATGACTGGGGCACCCGCGATAGCAATACCGTCACCGACTCGCAGCACTTCGTTGCCGGCGCAGAAGGTGATATCGGCGGCTGGAGCTTCAATACGGGCCTGACGTGGTCGCGCAACAAGTTCGACGAGAAGTATGTTGGCGGCTATGTGCTGAACAACGAATTCCGCGCCATGCTGGCCAACCGCTCGTTCGACCCGTTCGCACCGATCGGCGCGCAGAGCGACGCCACCAAGGCCCTGATCGAGGACTCGATCTTCCATGGCACGGTCCGTTCCGCATCGACGACCCTGAAGGGCATCGACGGCCACGCTTCGCGCGAGCTGTTCGACATGGCCGGCGGCAAAGCCCAGCTGGCAATCGGCGCCGACTATCGCCAGTACCACTACGAGCAGTCGCCATCGGCGGCCGCTGCTGCCGGGCTGATCTACAACTACAACACGCCGGCGGCCTACGACCTGGAGCGTGACAACTACGGCGCATTCTTCGAGCTGGCCCTGCCGGTCGTAAAATCGCTGGAAGTGACGGCTGCCGGCCGCTACGACGCCATCACGGCCGTCGACAACGGCATCACCGGCAAGAAGATGGGCAAGAAGGAATCGGCTTCGACGTACAAGCTGAGCGCGCGCTGGACGCCGATCCCGACCGTGCTGGTGCGCGGCTCGTACGGCACCGGCTTCAAGGCGCCGAGCATGCTCGACATCGGCCAGCCGCTGGTCAATGCCGGCTTCACGGCGGGCAGCTTCACCTGCCCACCGCTGGGCAACGACAACTACTGCCGTCCGGGCAGCGCACAGTACAACGTGCTGTCGGGTGGTAACGAAAACCTGAGCCCGGAAAAATCGAAGCAGTACACGGTAGGTGTGCGCTGGGAACCGAACAAGACGTTCGTGATCGGCGCCGACCTGTGGGATGTGAAGATGCGCGACAAGGTGTCTGCGATCAGCGAACAGCAGATCTTCGCCGATCCGGTCACGTTCCGCGACCTGTTCACGACCTACACGGAACCAGGCACGGGCAACACCTACTGGGCGCAGAAGGAACTGTCGGTCAATATCGGCCAGACGCACTACCGCGGCATCGACTGGGATACGACGGTGACGAACCGCTTCGCCTTCGGCAAGCTGACGTCGACGCTGGGCGGCACCTACATGCTCAAGGCCGACTACACGAAAGCCGGCACGAAGAATGACTGGACCAGCAACCTGAACATCTTCGGTACCGACGACGACGTGGTCTTCCGTCACATCATCCGCCTGTCGACGACCCTGGAAACGGGTGCGTTCACCAACAGCCTGATCGCCAACTACCGCAACGGCTACACCGATGCGCTGGCCACGGTACGCAACCTGTCGACCGGCAAGAACGAGTCGCTGCGCCTGGAAGTGCCGTCGTTCCTGACGTTCGACTGGCAGGGCCGCTGGATCCTGAACAAGAACGCGTCGCTGCGCGCCGGTGTGAAGAACATCGCCGACCGTTCGCCGCCGCTGTCGCTGCGCAACTCGTCGGGCCACCAGGTCGGCTTCGACCCACGCTACGCCGACCCGCTGGGCCGTACGTTCTACCTGACCGGCAACTACACGTTCTAA
- a CDS encoding Crp/Fnr family transcriptional regulator — protein MEAGRQRQGRLWSNLKEVCDLLHIPSACTIQSEELLFQHVQFKTGQRIHTIGQPFDTLYIVNSGFLKTVLIDEFGNEQVLSFPMKGDMLGVDGIHSRHYASEAVALSDCDLILLPFKKLTALGRVHLELENMMYGVMSRELVREQAMIGMLGALSAEARVARFLVSLADRFAQMGYSSKLFNLRMTRHEIGSYLGLTLETVSRTLSAFNEIGLISVDQRTIGIKDPEALKTLRRLPPSRSRAKSSASRKAAAEAVAPAAPGVATPGVATPGTSLQLMAAV, from the coding sequence ATGGAGGCGGGCCGCCAGCGCCAGGGACGGCTCTGGTCGAACCTGAAGGAAGTGTGCGATCTTCTCCATATCCCGTCGGCCTGCACCATCCAGTCCGAAGAACTGCTGTTTCAGCACGTGCAGTTCAAGACGGGCCAGCGCATCCACACGATCGGCCAGCCGTTCGACACACTGTATATCGTCAACTCGGGTTTCCTGAAGACGGTACTGATCGACGAGTTCGGCAACGAGCAGGTGCTGAGCTTCCCGATGAAAGGCGACATGCTGGGCGTCGACGGCATCCACAGCCGCCACTATGCGTCGGAAGCGGTCGCGCTGTCGGACTGCGACCTGATCCTGCTGCCGTTCAAGAAGCTGACCGCCCTGGGCCGCGTACACCTGGAACTGGAAAACATGATGTACGGCGTCATGAGCCGCGAGTTGGTACGCGAACAGGCGATGATCGGCATGCTGGGCGCGCTCAGCGCCGAAGCGCGCGTGGCCCGCTTCCTCGTATCGCTGGCTGACCGGTTTGCCCAGATGGGCTATTCCAGCAAGCTGTTCAATCTGCGCATGACGCGTCATGAAATCGGCAGCTACCTGGGCCTGACCCTGGAGACGGTCAGCCGTACGTTATCGGCGTTCAATGAAATCGGCCTGATCAGTGTGGACCAGCGCACGATCGGCATCAAGGATCCGGAAGCGCTGAAAACGCTGCGCCGCCTGCCGCCGTCCCGTTCGCGGGCGAAAAGCAGCGCCAGCCGCAAGGCCGCCGCCGAAGCCGTGGCACCGGCCGCACCCGGCGTCGCGACGCCCGGCGTAGCAACGCCCGGCACTTCTCTCCAGCTGATGGCTGCCGTCTGA
- the leuC gene encoding 3-isopropylmalate dehydratase large subunit, with amino-acid sequence MMKTLYDKLWESHVVRTEEDGTAILYIDRHLLHEVTSPQAFDGLRAAGRQPWRLSANLAVADHNVPTTDRSHGIADPVSRLQVETLDSNARAYGLTYFNMNDKRQGIVHVIGPEQGATLPGMTVVCGDSHTSTHGAFGALAHGIGTSEVEHVLATQTLLAKKSKSMLVQVDGALPPGVTAKDIVLAVIGVIGTAGGTGYAIEFAGSAIRALSMEGRMTVCNMAIEAGARAGMVAVDDTTIDYIKGRPFAPAGPHWDQAVAYWRTLHSDPGAKFDLVVTLDATQIRPQVTWGTSPEMVTSIDGRVPDPDLEKDPVKRDAMEKALTYMALKPNTAIEDIRIDKVFIGSCTNSRIEDLRAAAAVVRGKQRASNVRLAMVVPGSGLVKEQAEREGLDVIFRAAGFEWREPGCSMCLAMNADRLDPGERCASTSNRNFEGRQGQGGRTHLVSPAMAAAAGIAGHFVDVRGLR; translated from the coding sequence ATCATGAAGACGCTTTACGACAAACTCTGGGAATCCCACGTGGTGCGTACCGAGGAGGATGGCACCGCCATCCTGTACATCGACCGCCACCTCCTCCACGAAGTCACCAGCCCGCAAGCGTTCGACGGCCTGCGCGCCGCGGGCCGGCAGCCATGGCGCCTGTCCGCCAACCTGGCCGTGGCCGACCACAACGTACCGACCACCGACCGCTCGCACGGCATTGCCGACCCCGTGTCGCGCCTGCAGGTCGAAACGCTGGACAGCAACGCCAGGGCGTACGGCCTGACGTACTTCAACATGAACGACAAGCGCCAGGGCATCGTGCACGTCATCGGCCCGGAGCAGGGCGCGACCCTGCCGGGCATGACGGTCGTCTGTGGCGACTCGCACACGTCCACGCACGGCGCGTTCGGCGCGCTGGCCCACGGCATCGGCACTTCCGAAGTAGAGCACGTACTGGCCACGCAGACGCTGCTGGCGAAGAAATCGAAATCGATGCTGGTGCAGGTGGACGGCGCACTGCCGCCGGGCGTCACCGCCAAGGACATCGTGCTGGCCGTGATCGGCGTCATCGGCACGGCCGGCGGCACCGGCTATGCGATCGAATTCGCCGGTTCGGCGATCCGCGCGCTGTCGATGGAAGGCCGCATGACGGTCTGTAACATGGCGATCGAAGCGGGCGCGCGCGCCGGCATGGTGGCCGTGGACGACACCACGATCGACTACATCAAGGGCCGTCCGTTCGCCCCCGCCGGCCCGCACTGGGACCAGGCCGTGGCCTACTGGCGCACGCTGCACAGCGACCCGGGCGCGAAGTTCGATCTGGTCGTCACGCTCGACGCGACCCAGATCCGGCCGCAGGTCACCTGGGGGACGTCACCGGAAATGGTGACGTCGATCGACGGCCGCGTGCCCGATCCGGACCTGGAAAAGGATCCCGTCAAGCGCGACGCGATGGAAAAGGCGCTGACGTACATGGCGTTGAAGCCCAATACCGCAATCGAGGATATCCGCATCGACAAGGTGTTCATCGGCTCGTGCACCAACTCGCGCATCGAGGACCTGCGCGCCGCGGCCGCCGTCGTGCGCGGCAAGCAGCGCGCGTCGAACGTGCGCCTGGCGATGGTGGTGCCGGGGTCAGGGCTGGTCAAGGAGCAGGCCGAGCGCGAGGGGCTGGACGTCATCTTCAGGGCGGCCGGCTTCGAGTGGCGCGAGCCGGGCTGCTCGATGTGCCTGGCGATGAACGCCGACCGCCTCGATCCGGGGGAGCGCTGCGCTTCGACGTCGAACCGTAATTTCGAAGGCCGCCAGGGCCAGGGCGGGCGTACCCACCTCGTATCCCCGGCCATGGCTGCCGCTGCCGGTATCGCCGGCCATTTTGTCGACGTACGCGGCCTGCGCTGA
- a CDS encoding protein phosphatase CheZ: MTDAADDFDALFEEVSAQRASAPTPAPAPAPAAAAEDDLESLFDEIASKGPAEAAPVAAAVTPAAPAAAAAPAGIPAEGDGTMFERLGGIVRLLHDSLRELGYDKALTEASSQISDAQDRLEYVATLTEQAANKVLNTLDDGMPAQDVLSKKSKEMEDRWAALFDGKLSIDEFKTLAGDSRAFAQAVSEATEAEKARLLEIMMAQDFQDITGQLIKKVVKITQTVEAELAQLLKDNAPPDKREKIAQKEVEKVELMSGPSAPAVALSQDSVDDLLADLGF; the protein is encoded by the coding sequence ATGACCGACGCCGCTGATGATTTCGACGCATTATTCGAGGAAGTGTCTGCGCAGCGCGCCAGCGCTCCGACACCAGCCCCGGCACCCGCGCCGGCCGCTGCTGCAGAAGACGACCTGGAAAGCCTGTTCGACGAGATCGCCTCGAAGGGACCCGCGGAAGCCGCACCTGTGGCCGCAGCGGTGACCCCGGCGGCGCCAGCGGCCGCTGCCGCGCCGGCCGGCATCCCCGCCGAAGGCGATGGCACGATGTTCGAACGCCTGGGTGGCATTGTCCGCCTGCTGCACGACTCGCTGCGCGAGCTGGGTTATGACAAGGCGCTGACGGAAGCGTCGAGCCAGATTTCGGACGCCCAGGACCGACTGGAATACGTGGCCACCTTGACCGAGCAGGCCGCCAACAAGGTGCTGAACACGCTCGACGATGGCATGCCGGCACAGGACGTGCTGTCGAAGAAGTCGAAGGAAATGGAAGACCGCTGGGCCGCGCTGTTCGATGGCAAACTCAGCATTGACGAATTCAAGACCCTGGCCGGCGACTCGCGCGCCTTCGCCCAGGCTGTCTCCGAAGCGACCGAGGCCGAAAAGGCCCGTCTGCTGGAAATCATGATGGCCCAGGACTTCCAGGACATCACCGGCCAGCTGATCAAGAAGGTCGTGAAGATCACGCAGACAGTGGAAGCCGAGCTGGCCCAGCTGCTGAAAGACAACGCACCGCCCGACAAGCGCGAGAAGATTGCGCAGAAAGAAGTGGAGAAAGTGGAGTTGATGAGCGGCCCGTCGGCGCCTGCCGTGGCGCTGAGCCAGGACAGTGTGGACGATCTTCTTGCGGATCTGGGGTTCTAA